CGCAGCCTCCACATCGATGATTGAGTGAGCGTCGAGGAATTCAGCAATTTCTTTTTGCAGCTGTTCCTGGGTGATCCCCGGAGGGAGAGCCGCCGTCACCGGGCGCTTGCGCTTATAGGGTTGGCCCATGGCCTCACCAGTCTTAATCATTTTTTGCAGGGTCAAAAGTCCATAGATCAAAGACTCAGGCCTTGGAGGACATCCGGGCACAAACACATCCACCGGAATAACTTCATCGGCTCCGCGCACAGTGGTGTAGGAGTTGTAAGTAAAAGGGCCGCCTGAAATGGTGCAAGCACCAGTGGCAATCACATAACGAGGCTCGGGCATTTGCTCATAGAGTACGCGCAAGGGTTTTGCCATACGCTTAACAATGGTGCCGGCTAAAATTAAAAGGTCGGCCTGGCGCGGAGTGGGTCTCACGACCTCTGCCCCGAAGCGCGCCAAATCGTGACGTGAGGCCATGGAGGACATCATCATTTCAATGGCACAACAGCTGGTACCAAATGCCAGAGGCCAAAGGCTGTTGGCCCTGGCCCAATTCATCATCCGATCCATGGAGGTCAGCACATAAGAGCTCTGCCCGGTTAGACCCATTCCAAGGCCCCTTTCTTCCAGGCATAGATCAAGCCAACACCCAGGACACCGATAAAGATGCCCACTTCAAGAAGTCCGATCCAACCCGCTGAGCGAAAGGCCACCGCCCATGGGAACAAAAAAGCGGCTTCCACATCAAAAATCAAAAACAATAAGGCAATCAGGTAATAGGCCACATTGAATTGCACCCAGGCCGTCCCCACGTTTTTGACTCCACACTCGTAAGGGCGGTTCTTCACCCGACCCGGCTTATGGGGAGCGATCAGACGAGACGCAACCAATCCGCCCGTCACAAACAAGGCGGAAAGGATCAGGAACAAAAAAATGAGGATGTATTCCACTCGGTGATTCCTACTCGTCTTCGCAACGAGAGTGCTAATGGGCCAAAACAAGAGACGTAAAAAATCAGGTCTTCGAACTCATGATTCGAAGACCAAACAAGGCATCTAGCTTCGTGACTTCACCCAATTAATTATGATGAGAGGGAGGAGCGTCACCAAAATCCTGGTCAGGATGGATCTTCTTTACTTTTGAAATCAAATCATCGTTCGACTCAGGGTGATTTTCATCCGAAACACAGCAATCCACAGGGCAAACATCCGCACACTGCATAGTATCGTGGAAACCCACACACTCGGTGCAAAGGTTAGGATCAATGATATAGATCCCATCACCCTCGGTAATCGCCCCGTTTGGGCATTCTGGTTCACAGGCACTGCAACTGGTGCATTCATCTGTAATCTTGAGAGCCACTGCTAACTCCTCGAAATAGGTGTAAGTTTTGACTTTTCTAACAGCATTTTGATAGCCGAATCAAAAGTTATTCTATGCAGCAGATGACTTGAGGACCAAGCACTTCTTTAGGACCAAAATCCGGGGTTAGCCCACCGGGGTGATTGAAGCAGCGCTTCAACTGAAGATGGTTTCAGGAGGTGCTCTCAATGGCCCACTGGGAGCGGGTTTTACGCTCCAGACGATAGCTTCTCCCGAGCCAATAAACCAGGTGGAGACTTTGGACCATCACCAAAACCCCTGCTAATTGAAAAAGACTCTCATGAACCCATGGCGCAAGTAATAAGGCTAAAAGGCTCACTATATGGAAGCCAAAGTGTCGGCGAATGACTCCGTCGCCAATGATTTGCTTCATGTGGGGGATCTTCTTCCCCATCAATTTTGGATGAGACATGGTGGCCGACTGCAAATGAAACCACACCAAAAACGGCACAATCTTAAAGAGCATGGCCTGAATCACCGAGCCGGCCGCCGCAAATAGAACCGACAGTCCAAACACCAACTCCATTTGCGGGAAGTGTTCCCACAGGCGCGGGACAAAGAGCAGAGCCACGAGACTCAGACCAATGAGGGCCAAAAACCCCAAGTATAAATACCAAAACCAAAGAGTGGGATCTGAAATTTTGCGCTTGCGCTCGAATATGGTCTTTGCCGTCACCAGTGCGTAGGCCACCCCACCCAGACCAATGGTCGCCAGTCCACCGCTATCCACAACTGAGGCGTCAAAAGATGAGTTCGCCCGGACGCCCCACCAAATGACAGCGGAGACAAGCACCAGCAGGAGAAACACCACATGAGACAAATATTTTTTGATCCACTTCGGGTATGGTGCCGCCACATAAAACATGGGAATCACCTGGTAGCTCACACCCACGATCAATAGAAAAATCCAGCCCGTAAATCCCCATGTAACGTGAAGACGGGTCAGCCAGGGACGAAGCAAAGACCACCATGTGGCGTGGCCACCGACGAGGAGAAACCCAAAGAGAGCCGTGATGGCGAAAGACACCACGGCCCAGCGCATGGCCACTGATGTTTCATAGGCAGATCGAGAGCGGTAAAAACATTCAAGCGTAATAGTCACAAAGGTCGCCACTGCCATTAAAAGAAAAAGTCCTCCAGCACCCAATAGCCAAGATTCACCGCTGAGGAAGCCGGCAGACAGTGCCAAGGTCCCTGCGGTCATCGCTAAGTGGATCCACCCACCAAAGAGCTGGGGCTTCACCACCGGGGCACCGATCACCACGGGTAACATTTGAAAAAGTGCCCCCATCATGATCATGGCGGCAAAGCCTAAGGCAAACAGATGAGTCACCGCCAGCCATTGAGGAGACCATCGGGTCACTAAGACACCCTCGGGAGCTAAAACCAAAAGCAGGCCGGCAAGACCGGCCATGATAGGTGCGGTCAGAAAAAAGCGCAGGGGCACCGATAGGGGTGGTGCCTGATCGAGAGAAAGTCCTTGAAACATCAACTACCCGGCATGGGGCTTTTGGTCCATGGGACGCCCCACTTTCTGTTCGATGGCCCGGCGACTTTCCTCATCGCCATAGAGCCATACGAAGACCTCACAGAATCCGTCTTCGTCCCGGGAAATCCAATGCTCACAGCCAAGATTTTTCAACCGTGGCAAGAGTCCACAGGGCTCACGGCGATGGTGAAGGCAAATGTACTTTCCCGGCACCAACTGGTCGATGGCAGCCAGGGCTTTTTCCAATGGCTCGGGCGGTGCCAGTTCTCGGACATCCACTAAGGTTTCATCGACCATGATTCCCTCCAGTTGGAATTACATCTTTACTTCCTGCATTTTACCAATGACTTCATGACCTTCTTCAGCCAAGGCTTCGTCGCACATGGGGTAGAGAATCTGCTCTTCCTTCATATTGTGCTGCTGAATCAAAATCATCAAGGTTTCAGAAGCGCTCAAGAAAGCACTTTGGTCCTGATCCTGAACGGCCAATCCCATTTCCTCGACCAGGCCACGCATCTGCTGGTGCTCGCTGCGCATAACCATGGTGGGTCCAACAGGTCCGCCCATTTTGTCCTCCAGGATTGGAAAAAGAACCTCTTCTTCCATATTGAGGTGACGGAAAAACATATTGGTGAACTTTTCCATTTCCATGCGCGCTTCATCCCAAAGGCCTTTACTCACGACACTTTCGGCTTTGGCAAACAGATCATCACATTCACGGTGGTCACCGGTGAGAAAGTCACTGATTTGGTTCATGATTAGATCTCCTTAAAAGTTGAGCTGCAATACTAATGGCGATTTCCTGAGGAGTTTCGCCTCCGATGTCCAGACCCACGGGGCAAGATACCTTTTTTAATGCTTCCGCAGGCACGCCCTCTTCCATGAGCTGTTGTTGAAAGCGGGCCCATTTGGTGCGACTGCCTATGAGGCCGACAAAAGCAGCTGGCCGGGCAAGAAGCTCCTTGAGAAGCTTGCGGTCTTCCTCATGACTGGGAGTCATTATAATGGCGTAGGTCTTTTTGTCACACCAGTGCGTTTCCGGAAGAAAGGCCTCCCAATTCATTAAATGGCGAGTCACTTCCATGGGCAAGCGGCTGGAGTCGATCCACTCGGGTCGATCATCAATAACATGAACATCAAAGGCCGTTTCAGCTAAAGTCCGACACAAGGCCTGCCCGACGTGACCGGCACCGAACACATAAACCCTCGGGTTTTGATTTTGCACTTCCAAAAAAACCTCCGTCGATCCCCCACAACACTGTCCGGTGCGGGGGCACAGATCAAAGCGGGCCAATCGGCCTTCGCCAGCGGCCAAGGCCTTGGCCGCTTCTGCCAAAACCAGGACCTCCAATTGCCCGCCACCAATGGTTCCCCAAAAGCGACCGCTGGACTCGATGAGCATTTTTGTGCCTGGCTTTCGCGGCGTGGAGCCCACACTCTTCACCACTGTGGCCAGCACAAAAGGACGCCCATCTTGGCTGAGTTCCTGATACTTGTCCCACCACTTCAACATGGAGCCATCAATCCTTATAAAGCCTCTTGAGCAGAACCGGAATCATCTGACGCTTGTACTGAGGTGGGAAAAAGTCCTGCTTTAATGGAGTCACTGATTTCATCGCCACTTGGGCCACTGTTTGCCAAAACTCCTCATCCGATCCGTAGTCCTGTCTGACAAATTCCAAATGCACCGGATGGGTGTCCACGCCAGTCAAACAGGCCTGAAGGATCTCCTTATCACCCCTTTTCTCCTTGAGCATTGCCACTCCCAAAGAGGGAAAGTCAATGGCCTGGCGGATCCGCAGCTTGTCATAGCGAATCATTCCCGGAAGCGGCAGGGGGATTTCAATGCCCACCAACACCTCACCTGGGTTGAGGCGAGCACCGTAAAGCCCTTCTTGCTCGTAGAGGTCCTTCATGGGGAGCAACCTCTCACCGCTTCTGCCTTGAATCACCAACTGAGTGTTGGCCAATATCAACACCGGCGCCAGATCCGAGACAAAGCGCGCCCGACACACAGGAACACTTTTAGGTGTGGCCTTGGGAATCAAATGACAGATTCCACCTCCCGCCTTAAAGCACGCACCATGGGAAACCCGGTCCACATCACTTTGATTGTAGTACTTGCAGCGATTGTCCACCATGATGTTGCCACCGATGGTGGCCTGATTGCGAATCTGGGGACTGGCCACCAGGGCTGCGGTTTCAGCCAGGGCCGGAAAATGCTCTTTAATCAAAAGGTCTTTCGCCACATCCACCAATCGCGTGAGAGGTCCCAAATGAAGGGCCTTCTCCTGAGCCGCCAGGCGAATTCCTTTGAGTTCTGCAATCTGCGACAGAGCAATCACCGACTGGGGACTCTGCCCCTGGCGCTTAAGAGCTGGAATCAAATCCGTACCGCCGGCCATAAACATGGTGTGCCCAAGAGATTCATCTGCCAACAACTTGGTCAGACTATCCATATCCACAGGACGAAAGAATCGACTGTTCTCGACAATCATGGCTTCACCCCTTCTTTTTCGCGGATGGCCTGAAGAACCTTCTCTGGCGTTATGGGAAGACTGTGCAGACGGACACCGACAGCATCAAATATGGCATTAGCCACTGAAGGATTAAAGGGAGCCAAAGCCCCTTCGCCCACTTCCTTAGCACCAAAGGGACCTTCGTTTTCATCCCCGCTTCCAGGCACAATGACAATCTCTGGTTGTTCAAAGGGTGATGGGATTTTGTACTCCAACAAACTGGAGTTTTGAACCGCACCATTTTCATAGCGCATACCTTCCATCAACACCTGGCCCAGGCCCATGTGAATGGAGCCCTGAAGTTGCCCTTCCACTGCCAAGGGATTTAGAGCCTGGCCATAATCGTGGGCACAGGTCACACGGTCCACTTTGACGAAGCCCGTTTCCGCATCCA
This is a stretch of genomic DNA from Pseudobdellovibrionaceae bacterium. It encodes these proteins:
- a CDS encoding NADH-quinone oxidoreductase subunit B, with amino-acid sequence MGLTGQSSYVLTSMDRMMNWARANSLWPLAFGTSCCAIEMMMSSMASRHDLARFGAEVVRPTPRQADLLILAGTIVKRMAKPLRVLYEQMPEPRYVIATGACTISGGPFTYNSYTTVRGADEVIPVDVFVPGCPPRPESLIYGLLTLQKMIKTGEAMGQPYKRKRPVTAALPPGITQEQLQKEIAEFLDAHSIIDVEAAANNQRWEKERY
- the ndhC gene encoding NADH-quinone oxidoreductase subunit A, coding for MEYILIFLFLILSALFVTGGLVASRLIAPHKPGRVKNRPYECGVKNVGTAWVQFNVAYYLIALLFLIFDVEAAFLFPWAVAFRSAGWIGLLEVGIFIGVLGVGLIYAWKKGALEWV
- a CDS encoding YfhL family 4Fe-4S dicluster ferredoxin; translation: MALKITDECTSCSACEPECPNGAITEGDGIYIIDPNLCTECVGFHDTMQCADVCPVDCCVSDENHPESNDDLISKVKKIHPDQDFGDAPPSHHN
- a CDS encoding DUF2249 domain-containing protein, which gives rise to MVDETLVDVRELAPPEPLEKALAAIDQLVPGKYICLHHRREPCGLLPRLKNLGCEHWISRDEDGFCEVFVWLYGDEESRRAIEQKVGRPMDQKPHAG
- a CDS encoding hemerythrin domain-containing protein — its product is MNQISDFLTGDHRECDDLFAKAESVVSKGLWDEARMEMEKFTNMFFRHLNMEEEVLFPILEDKMGGPVGPTMVMRSEHQQMRGLVEEMGLAVQDQDQSAFLSASETLMILIQQHNMKEEQILYPMCDEALAEEGHEVIGKMQEVKM
- the xdhC gene encoding xanthine dehydrogenase accessory protein XdhC, whose translation is MLKWWDKYQELSQDGRPFVLATVVKSVGSTPRKPGTKMLIESSGRFWGTIGGGQLEVLVLAEAAKALAAGEGRLARFDLCPRTGQCCGGSTEVFLEVQNQNPRVYVFGAGHVGQALCRTLAETAFDVHVIDDRPEWIDSSRLPMEVTRHLMNWEAFLPETHWCDKKTYAIIMTPSHEEDRKLLKELLARPAAFVGLIGSRTKWARFQQQLMEEGVPAEALKKVSCPVGLDIGGETPQEIAISIAAQLLRRSNHEPNQ
- a CDS encoding FAD binding domain-containing protein encodes the protein MIVENSRFFRPVDMDSLTKLLADESLGHTMFMAGGTDLIPALKRQGQSPQSVIALSQIAELKGIRLAAQEKALHLGPLTRLVDVAKDLLIKEHFPALAETAALVASPQIRNQATIGGNIMVDNRCKYYNQSDVDRVSHGACFKAGGGICHLIPKATPKSVPVCRARFVSDLAPVLILANTQLVIQGRSGERLLPMKDLYEQEGLYGARLNPGEVLVGIEIPLPLPGMIRYDKLRIRQAIDFPSLGVAMLKEKRGDKEILQACLTGVDTHPVHLEFVRQDYGSDEEFWQTVAQVAMKSVTPLKQDFFPPQYKRQMIPVLLKRLYKD